One genomic window of bacterium includes the following:
- the def gene encoding peptide deformylase: protein MTPRPAAGLTRSAINGIRGRARPIITLRHPDAAILRKRCRAVPVVDRRIRQLVADMILSMRRAGGIGLAAPQIGVSLRVVVADIGTGPMAVVNPRLLRRGGAQRGIEGCLSIPGVYGEVSRAQRIELGGRNVRGRRVVVRGRDLLARVFQHEIDHLNGVLFTDPGRLIRRRRPRRRAPQGR from the coding sequence GTGACCCCACGACCGGCGGCGGGGCTGACAAGGAGCGCGATCAACGGAATCCGCGGCCGCGCCCGTCCCATCATCACGCTCCGTCATCCTGATGCCGCCATCCTTAGAAAGCGCTGCCGGGCGGTGCCGGTGGTCGATCGACGCATCCGGCAGCTCGTCGCCGACATGATCCTCAGCATGCGCCGGGCGGGCGGGATCGGGCTGGCTGCTCCTCAGATCGGCGTTTCCCTGCGCGTAGTCGTCGCCGACATCGGGACGGGCCCGATGGCGGTCGTCAACCCGCGTCTTCTCCGCCGTGGGGGGGCGCAGCGGGGGATCGAAGGCTGTCTCAGCATCCCGGGCGTCTACGGCGAGGTCAGTCGGGCGCAACGAATCGAGCTGGGGGGACGGAACGTGCGGGGGCGCCGCGTCGTGGTGCGGGGCCGCGATCTGCTCGCGCGCGTGTTCCAGCACGAGATCGACCACCTCAACGGCGTGCTGTTCACCGATCCCGGCCGCCTGATCCGGCGGCGGCGGCCGCGACGGCGCGCCCCACAGGGACGGTGA
- a CDS encoding DUF2203 domain-containing protein, translating to MTTVRHFTVGEATALLPRLTELIGTVRRFRDSAVVRRARIDQLWQRLEHGEPVLTTIGDEQRALDALGGRLVTTAKEIESIGCVLRDLDQGLIDFPFRARAGTVFLCWKVGEPAIQFWHGTDEGFAGRKPIAQLPVDRV from the coding sequence GTGACCACGGTGCGCCATTTTACCGTCGGCGAGGCCACGGCTCTCCTGCCCCGGCTCACGGAGCTCATCGGTACGGTCCGGCGATTCCGTGACAGCGCGGTGGTGCGGCGCGCGCGGATTGACCAGTTGTGGCAGCGGCTCGAGCACGGGGAACCGGTCTTGACCACCATCGGGGACGAGCAGCGGGCGCTGGATGCGCTTGGCGGCCGCCTCGTCACCACCGCCAAGGAGATCGAATCGATCGGATGCGTCTTGCGCGATCTCGATCAGGGGTTGATCGACTTTCCGTTTCGCGCGCGGGCCGGCACCGTGTTTCTCTGCTGGAAGGTGGGGGAACCCGCGATCCAGTTCTGGCACGGAACGGATGAAGGATTCGCCGGACGCAAGCCCATCGCGCAACTCCCGGTGGACCGCGTATGA
- a CDS encoding efflux RND transporter permease subunit encodes MQRLAELCVRRPVLSRVITLVMVVLGIFSFLRLNVSRYPDVELPIITVVTQLPGASPEEVETDVTRRIEDGLSGIDGIDKITSTSAGGFSIVVAQFVLEKNATVAMQEVQDKLGAISGLPAGTAPPQVLRFDPSQIPVAVLALSANRPVRDISEYAARVIAPRLEGILGVAQVKLVGDTLRQINVQVDPTRLAAAGATSADVMNALATPAGNIDAGAQRFLPRTFGRLSDLANIGIPARGGRPVSLGNIARIEDGAAEPSTTANVNGTPAVLLYLQKQTGANTINVVANVQDRLRSLQPTLPSGYTLRVAWDQSEYVLTSTRAVEEHLVVGSLLAALVVLFFLWDWRATIIAALAIPISLISTFTLLAALHLTLNTFTLLALALVIGIVIDDAIVVLENIYRFIHEQRMPAFQAAIEGTREVGPAVMATTLSLIVVFLPLAFMSGIVGRFMSSFGWTMAFAIAVSLLVSFTLTPSLASRWLGRPGDPSPGSARVDTPKRLKRVMDHGYRWLLEHSLRRRWVLVVLSILALASIVPLGGLVNQDFLPTDDESQFAVAIQAPASWTLETTSTLATQIATEIRRHPGVAFTIVTTGDDPQHSPNRSTIFVRMVPIQARTISQQREMARVRTEILPKHRSPGMTALVNAVSDLTGGAAPLQYVVSGPDLTVLNRAAEAGAAYLRTLPGVVDVRASLSLGKSVDLKVSPARAAALGVSVSEAANALALIEQGGDARQVKYAEGGQFYNVHIREDVPGRADPAALLRVPLLSSTGGRVPLGQVIDIRQTTGASEIERFNRERQVTISANLLPEASLGSVVERLDAKMRSLALPPAYHLSLTGISEQVSKTKNAFMQTFTMAFVFMFLVLAAQFESWVHPITILLSLPLTVPFALISMLFLRGSLNPLSYLGILVLFGVVKKNAILQVDRTNQLRAGGMDRHAAIVTASLDRLRPILMTTIAFVAGAIPLALSRGAGATTNHAISTVIIGGQVLSLLLTLAAIPVIYTVFDDLGRIGIKHWFSGNIGNPRRARTVSEDAAPSRRKQHGPT; translated from the coding sequence ATGCAGCGCCTCGCGGAGCTGTGCGTTCGCCGGCCCGTCCTCTCCCGCGTCATCACGCTCGTCATGGTCGTCCTGGGAATCTTCTCCTTCCTGCGCCTGAACGTGTCCCGATACCCCGACGTCGAGCTCCCCATCATCACGGTCGTCACGCAGTTACCCGGCGCGTCCCCGGAAGAAGTTGAAACCGACGTGACGCGCAGGATCGAGGACGGGCTCAGCGGCATCGACGGCATCGACAAGATCACGTCCACATCGGCCGGCGGCTTCTCGATCGTCGTCGCCCAGTTCGTGCTCGAAAAGAACGCCACCGTGGCGATGCAGGAGGTACAGGATAAGCTCGGAGCGATCTCCGGCCTCCCGGCGGGGACCGCGCCCCCGCAGGTGCTCCGCTTCGATCCCAGTCAGATCCCCGTCGCCGTCCTGGCCCTGTCCGCCAACCGCCCCGTGCGGGACATCTCCGAGTACGCCGCCAGGGTCATCGCGCCGCGCCTGGAGGGGATCCTCGGGGTCGCCCAGGTCAAGCTCGTCGGAGACACGCTGCGTCAGATCAATGTGCAGGTGGACCCCACCCGCCTCGCCGCGGCCGGCGCGACCTCCGCCGACGTGATGAACGCGCTCGCGACGCCCGCCGGGAACATCGATGCCGGCGCGCAGCGGTTCTTGCCGCGGACATTCGGTCGACTCTCCGATCTGGCCAACATCGGGATCCCCGCGCGCGGAGGGCGGCCCGTGTCCCTCGGGAACATCGCCCGAATTGAGGACGGCGCGGCCGAGCCCTCGACGACCGCGAACGTCAACGGGACCCCGGCGGTCCTCCTCTATCTCCAGAAGCAAACCGGCGCGAACACGATCAACGTCGTCGCGAACGTGCAGGATCGCCTCCGCAGCCTCCAGCCGACCCTCCCGTCCGGATACACCTTGCGCGTCGCCTGGGACCAGTCCGAGTACGTCCTGACGTCCACGCGCGCCGTCGAGGAGCATCTGGTCGTGGGGTCGCTGCTCGCGGCGCTGGTCGTCCTGTTCTTCCTGTGGGACTGGCGGGCCACGATCATCGCGGCGCTCGCGATTCCCATCTCGTTGATCAGCACGTTCACCCTCCTCGCCGCATTGCATCTCACCCTCAACACCTTCACGCTCCTCGCGCTCGCGCTGGTGATCGGCATCGTCATCGACGACGCGATCGTGGTGCTGGAGAACATCTACCGGTTCATCCACGAGCAGCGGATGCCGGCCTTCCAGGCGGCGATCGAGGGCACCCGCGAGGTCGGGCCCGCCGTGATGGCGACCACCCTGAGCCTGATCGTGGTGTTCCTGCCGCTCGCGTTCATGAGCGGCATCGTCGGGCGCTTCATGAGCAGCTTCGGCTGGACGATGGCCTTCGCGATCGCGGTGTCGCTCCTCGTGAGCTTCACGTTGACCCCGTCGCTCGCGTCGCGGTGGCTCGGGCGGCCCGGCGACCCATCGCCCGGCTCGGCGCGAGTCGACACACCGAAGCGGCTCAAAAGGGTGATGGACCACGGGTACCGGTGGCTGCTCGAGCACTCGCTGCGGCGCCGGTGGGTGCTGGTCGTCCTGTCGATCCTGGCCCTCGCCAGCATCGTGCCGCTTGGCGGGCTGGTCAATCAGGACTTCCTGCCGACCGACGACGAGTCGCAGTTCGCGGTCGCGATCCAGGCCCCCGCGAGCTGGACGCTCGAGACCACCTCCACGCTCGCGACGCAGATCGCCACCGAGATCCGGCGCCACCCCGGAGTGGCGTTCACGATCGTGACCACGGGAGACGACCCTCAGCACAGTCCCAACAGGTCGACGATCTTCGTCCGCATGGTGCCCATCCAGGCAAGGACGATCAGCCAGCAGCGGGAGATGGCGCGCGTCCGGACGGAGATCCTGCCGAAGCACCGGTCCCCCGGCATGACGGCCTTGGTGAACGCCGTCTCCGACCTGACCGGAGGGGCCGCGCCGCTGCAGTACGTCGTGAGCGGCCCCGATCTCACCGTGCTCAATCGAGCCGCCGAGGCCGGCGCGGCATATTTGCGTACGCTCCCTGGGGTGGTGGACGTCCGGGCGTCTCTGTCGCTGGGGAAGTCTGTGGACCTCAAAGTGAGCCCTGCGCGCGCAGCCGCCTTGGGGGTCAGCGTGAGCGAGGCGGCCAACGCACTCGCCCTGATCGAGCAGGGCGGCGACGCGCGGCAGGTCAAGTACGCCGAAGGCGGGCAGTTCTACAACGTTCACATTCGGGAGGACGTGCCCGGCCGCGCGGACCCGGCCGCGCTCCTGCGGGTTCCACTCCTCTCGTCCACGGGGGGACGCGTCCCGCTGGGACAGGTCATCGACATCCGGCAGACCACGGGCGCAAGCGAGATCGAGCGCTTCAATCGCGAGCGACAGGTGACGATCTCGGCGAATCTTCTGCCTGAGGCGTCCCTCGGAAGCGTGGTCGAGCGGCTCGACGCCAAGATGCGATCGCTCGCGCTCCCTCCCGCCTATCACCTCAGCTTGACCGGCATCTCAGAGCAGGTGTCCAAGACGAAGAACGCCTTCATGCAGACGTTCACCATGGCGTTCGTGTTCATGTTCCTGGTCCTCGCGGCCCAGTTCGAATCGTGGGTCCACCCGATCACGATCCTGCTCTCGTTGCCGCTGACGGTGCCGTTCGCGTTGATCTCGATGTTGTTCCTGCGCGGATCGCTCAACCCACTCAGCTATCTCGGGATCCTCGTGCTGTTCGGCGTGGTCAAGAAGAATGCCATCCTCCAGGTGGACCGCACCAACCAGCTCCGAGCCGGGGGGATGGACAGGCACGCCGCGATCGTCACCGCGAGCCTAGACCGCCTGCGGCCCATCCTCATGACCACGATCGCGTTCGTCGCCGGGGCGATCCCGTTGGCCCTCAGCCGAGGCGCCGGGGCCACCACCAACCACGCGATCAGCACCGTGATCATCGGGGGGCAGGTCCTCTCGCTCCTGCTCACGCTGGCGGCGATCCCGGTGATCTACACCGTGTTCGACGACCTCGGCCGGATCGGGATCAAGCACTGGTTCTCCGGCAACATCGGGAATCCCAGGAGGGCGCGGACCGTTTCGGAAGACGCGGCACCATCACGGCGCAAGCAGCATGGTCCGACGTGA
- the lpdA gene encoding dihydrolipoyl dehydrogenase: MSRSPGPPYDLIIVGGGPAGYVGAIHAAQLGLRTALVEREKLGGTCLHVGCIPTKVLLYTAELLEEMRAGAEMGIRVSDVQLDYEQLMRRKDRVVTTNFRGVEFLMRKNGIAVFPGTGTLLGPTRVRVAANDGSEVSLEGRHILLATGSQPRSLPGVTIDNQRVLDNVGALRLSAVPRSLAILGAGAVGTEFASLFAAFGTTVTLIEMMPTILPMEDEDISGVVAKELGRRGVTIRTGTAVTGVTAIDQGVRIALRAGETEDAIEAEYALVAVGRAPVTDHLGLDVVGLAVERGAMAVDAQMRTAVPTISAAGDLIGGFLLAHVAYAEAAVAVEAIAGREPHALDPTLMPRATYSIPQAASCGLTEREARERGHDVGVGRFPFGANARAAILGRREGLVKIVTDRALGEILGIHMVGPEVTELLPETVLGKSLEATVLEIGQSVHAHPTLSEAVKEAALAALGRAVHA; the protein is encoded by the coding sequence ATGAGCCGTTCCCCCGGGCCCCCCTATGACCTGATCATCGTGGGCGGCGGGCCGGCGGGGTATGTCGGCGCGATCCACGCGGCCCAGCTGGGTCTTCGGACGGCGCTGGTGGAACGCGAAAAACTCGGCGGGACCTGCCTGCACGTGGGGTGTATCCCCACAAAGGTGCTCCTGTACACCGCGGAGCTCCTGGAGGAAATGCGGGCGGGGGCCGAGATGGGGATTCGCGTCTCCGATGTCCAGCTCGACTACGAGCAGCTGATGCGGCGCAAGGATCGAGTGGTCACGACGAACTTTCGCGGCGTCGAGTTCCTGATGCGCAAGAACGGGATTGCGGTGTTTCCGGGGACCGGCACCCTGCTCGGCCCGACGCGTGTGCGCGTCGCCGCCAACGACGGCTCGGAAGTCAGCCTCGAGGGCCGTCACATCCTCCTCGCGACGGGGTCGCAGCCCCGAAGCCTGCCGGGCGTCACGATCGACAACCAGAGGGTCCTCGACAACGTCGGGGCGCTGCGTTTATCCGCGGTCCCGCGCTCGCTCGCGATCCTGGGCGCCGGGGCGGTCGGCACCGAATTCGCCAGCCTCTTCGCCGCGTTCGGCACAACGGTAACCCTCATCGAGATGATGCCGACGATCCTCCCGATGGAGGACGAAGACATTTCGGGAGTCGTGGCCAAGGAGCTCGGACGTCGCGGTGTCACGATCCGGACCGGGACCGCCGTCACCGGAGTCACCGCCATAGACCAGGGCGTACGGATCGCGCTCCGCGCCGGTGAGACCGAGGACGCGATCGAGGCCGAATACGCACTGGTCGCGGTCGGCCGCGCGCCGGTGACCGACCACCTCGGGTTGGACGTCGTGGGGCTCGCGGTCGAGCGGGGCGCGATGGCGGTGGACGCACAGATGCGAACTGCGGTGCCCACGATCTCAGCCGCCGGGGACCTCATCGGGGGATTCCTCCTCGCGCACGTCGCCTACGCCGAGGCCGCGGTCGCGGTGGAGGCGATCGCCGGCCGGGAGCCGCACGCGCTCGATCCCACGCTCATGCCCCGCGCCACGTATTCCATCCCCCAGGCGGCCAGCTGCGGGCTGACGGAACGCGAAGCGCGCGAGCGGGGGCACGACGTCGGCGTGGGCCGCTTCCCCTTCGGCGCGAATGCGCGGGCGGCGATCCTGGGGCGGCGTGAGGGTCTCGTCAAGATTGTCACGGACCGCGCGCTCGGAGAGATTTTGGGTATCCATATGGTAGGGCCGGAAGTGACCGAACTGTTGCCGGAGACCGTGCTCGGGAAGTCCCTCGAAGCGACGGTGCTGGAGATCGGGCAGTCGGTGCACGCCCATCCGACGCTCTCGGAGGCCGTCAAGGAAGCGGCGCTGGCCGCGCTCGGCCGCGCGGTCCATGCGTAG
- a CDS encoding thiamine pyrophosphate-dependent dehydrogenase E1 component subunit alpha: MSAKETTTRPSARLGQEPTPDQMLEMYYYVCLARAVDERMWALQRSGKAAFVISGQGHEGAQVGAVYALDRERDWLVPFYRSVAAVLLKGMPPSEIFLIQLGRDSDPSSGGRQMPGHYGHSRHKILSTSSPVATQLLHAAGIAYAAKARGTGEVCLTEFGEGSTSEGDFHEALNFASIHRLGVIFLVENNGYAISVPLSKQMAVPNVSARAAGYGIPGVTVDGGHVLQVYDAARQAVARARRGEGPTLLEVIVPRLTAHSSDDRQEKYRSTEELAHLPEHDPVRVFTAELRERGVLTPAREQEIRVRIQLEVDQGTELAEAAPLPDPATATRYVYFEPDAGT, translated from the coding sequence ATGAGCGCAAAAGAGACCACGACGCGCCCCTCTGCCCGTCTGGGACAGGAGCCCACCCCCGACCAGATGCTGGAGATGTACTACTATGTCTGCCTCGCCCGCGCCGTGGACGAACGGATGTGGGCCCTCCAGCGATCGGGGAAAGCCGCGTTCGTGATCTCCGGCCAAGGACACGAGGGCGCCCAAGTCGGCGCGGTGTACGCGCTCGACCGCGAGCGGGACTGGCTGGTTCCGTTCTACCGGTCTGTGGCTGCCGTCTTGTTGAAAGGCATGCCGCCTTCCGAGATCTTTCTCATCCAGCTGGGGCGAGACTCGGACCCATCGAGCGGCGGCCGTCAGATGCCCGGGCACTACGGGCACTCCCGCCACAAGATCCTTTCCACCAGCAGCCCGGTCGCCACCCAACTGCTGCACGCGGCCGGGATCGCGTATGCGGCAAAGGCGAGGGGCACGGGTGAGGTCTGCCTGACCGAGTTCGGGGAGGGCTCGACGAGCGAGGGCGACTTTCACGAGGCCCTCAACTTCGCCTCGATCCACCGGCTCGGCGTCATCTTTCTGGTCGAGAATAACGGGTATGCAATCTCCGTCCCCCTGAGCAAACAGATGGCGGTGCCCAACGTCTCGGCCCGCGCCGCGGGGTACGGGATCCCCGGGGTGACGGTAGACGGGGGCCATGTGCTGCAGGTGTACGACGCCGCCCGACAGGCCGTCGCGCGGGCTCGCCGGGGCGAGGGGCCAACGCTGCTCGAAGTGATCGTCCCCCGGCTCACCGCGCACAGCAGCGACGACCGTCAGGAGAAGTACCGGTCGACCGAAGAGCTCGCGCATCTCCCTGAGCACGATCCCGTCCGCGTATTCACGGCGGAGCTGCGCGAGCGTGGGGTCCTCACCCCCGCCAGGGAGCAGGAGATCCGCGTCCGGATCCAGCTCGAGGTGGACCAGGGCACCGAGCTGGCCGAGGCGGCCCCGCTTCCGGACCCCGCCACCGCCACCCGGTACGTCTACTTCGAGCCGGACGCGGGGACATA
- a CDS encoding glycosyltransferase has protein sequence MFLSILSANYGLGHKRVAEAIAAEWMAQTGGRVEIVDYFARFTNPVSDAVTRFWYYQIVRFAPKIQGRFYKMMGEIRPDSRFRRAVNRQGMERLDRYLAGERPDVVCCVHWTFAGTMSDLKIAGRTAVPCLVVITDYVSHGEWLHPGVDRYCVPHSLMRDGLLARGIPPERIAVSGLPIERKFQRPLDRDVLMTRLGLTPGVPVILVMAGAYATLGGVGDVAEILARFSRPVQALAVCSNAPRLRDRVRALAARSPHLFRVFEYVSNVEELMTVSDLLVTKAGGVTVTEALARRLPMLLYRSIPGQEESNAEFLVERGAALAAKTPAEVRVALEELLAHPERLAAMRQAAAGLSRPDAAGVVATHLAQLAAMSAPVRAAVR, from the coding sequence ATGTTCCTCTCGATTCTCTCCGCCAACTACGGACTCGGTCACAAGCGCGTGGCTGAAGCGATCGCCGCGGAATGGATGGCGCAAACCGGCGGGCGAGTGGAGATCGTGGACTACTTCGCGCGGTTCACCAACCCCGTGTCGGATGCCGTGACGAGGTTCTGGTACTACCAGATCGTCCGGTTCGCGCCGAAGATCCAAGGCCGCTTCTACAAGATGATGGGCGAGATTCGCCCGGACTCGCGTTTCCGGCGCGCGGTCAACCGCCAGGGGATGGAGCGGCTGGACCGGTATCTCGCCGGCGAGCGTCCCGATGTGGTGTGTTGCGTGCACTGGACCTTCGCCGGCACCATGTCTGATCTGAAGATCGCGGGGCGTACGGCGGTGCCGTGCCTCGTGGTGATCACCGATTACGTCAGCCACGGCGAATGGCTCCATCCGGGTGTGGACCGATACTGCGTGCCCCACAGCCTGATGCGGGATGGCCTGCTCGCGCGTGGCATTCCTCCAGAGCGGATCGCCGTCTCGGGGCTCCCGATCGAGCGCAAGTTTCAGCGCCCGCTCGACCGCGACGTCCTGATGACTCGGCTCGGCCTCACACCCGGGGTGCCGGTGATCCTCGTCATGGCCGGCGCGTACGCGACGCTGGGAGGGGTCGGTGACGTCGCGGAGATCCTGGCGCGCTTCTCACGGCCGGTCCAGGCGCTCGCCGTGTGCAGCAACGCTCCACGCCTGCGAGACCGGGTCCGCGCCCTGGCGGCGCGGTCGCCGCACTTGTTCCGGGTGTTCGAGTATGTGAGCAACGTCGAAGAGCTCATGACGGTCAGCGACCTCCTGGTCACGAAGGCTGGCGGGGTCACGGTGACCGAGGCGCTGGCCCGGCGCCTCCCGATGCTCCTGTACCGGTCGATCCCGGGTCAGGAAGAGAGCAATGCTGAGTTTCTCGTCGAGCGCGGCGCGGCGCTGGCGGCCAAGACGCCGGCGGAGGTGCGCGTGGCGTTGGAGGAACTGCTCGCGCACCCGGAACGCCTCGCCGCGATGCGCCAGGCCGCCGCGGGGCTCAGCCGGCCCGACGCCGCCGGGGTGGTGGCCACCCACCTCGCGCAGCTCGCGGCGATGTCCGCCCCTGTTCGCGCGGCGGTGCGATAG
- a CDS encoding polysaccharide deacetylase family protein, translated as MRDPLQLGLGVVTVALAGAAAYTIGAYAATEGLGLGVVKRGPSRAMVALTFDDGPDPEHTPRILDVLAAAGVRATFFMVGRQVDAAGAVARAVAAAGHDVGNHTYGHRHLWTLSPAASAAEVDRGADAIAGAIGVTPRYFRPPWGTFNWAAYARAAQLGERRILWSVRPEGLIAAAPAPRMTALVVGKAHPGAIVNLHDRGGHPSTPKETCAALPGMIAGLRGRGFEIVPLRALLSSLA; from the coding sequence ATGCGTGACCCGCTCCAGCTCGGCCTCGGGGTTGTGACGGTCGCGCTGGCCGGCGCCGCGGCCTACACGATCGGCGCGTACGCCGCAACCGAGGGACTGGGCCTTGGCGTCGTGAAACGCGGCCCGTCTCGCGCCATGGTGGCGCTCACCTTTGACGACGGCCCCGATCCCGAGCACACGCCGCGGATCCTGGACGTGCTCGCCGCCGCAGGGGTGCGTGCGACGTTCTTCATGGTGGGACGGCAGGTCGACGCCGCCGGCGCCGTGGCGCGCGCGGTCGCAGCCGCCGGCCACGACGTGGGCAACCACACTTACGGGCATCGGCACCTGTGGACGCTTTCTCCCGCGGCCTCCGCCGCCGAGGTCGACCGCGGTGCCGACGCGATCGCCGGGGCCATCGGCGTCACGCCTCGGTACTTCCGGCCCCCGTGGGGCACGTTTAACTGGGCCGCGTACGCGCGGGCCGCGCAGCTCGGCGAGCGACGGATCCTGTGGTCCGTGCGCCCCGAAGGATTGATCGCGGCCGCCCCGGCGCCCCGGATGACCGCGTTGGTCGTGGGGAAGGCCCACCCCGGCGCGATCGTCAACCTCCACGACCGCGGAGGCCACCCGTCGACGCCGAAGGAAACGTGCGCCGCGCTCCCCGGCATGATCGCGGGACTTCGGGGGCGCGGCTTCGAGATCGTCCCGCTCCGGGCCCTGCTCAGCAGTCTCGCATAA
- the ispG gene encoding flavodoxin-dependent (E)-4-hydroxy-3-methylbut-2-enyl-diphosphate synthase, whose product MDRTQTRPVSVGTVPVGGGAPISVQSMTTTDTRDVAATVAQIHALEAAGCEIVRVAVPDKAAAAVLGQIKSQIRVPLVADIHFDYRLALGALEAGVDKLRLNPGNIGGADRVRTVAREAKDRGVPIRVGANVGSVSKEMLRKYGEPCADALVESALEEIKVLEDLDFRDIVISVKASDVEMAIEAYEKIADAAPYPLHVGITESGTTWAGTVKSAVGLGAILSRGLGNTIRVSLAADPVEEIKAGFEILKALGLRMKGPILVACPSCGRAEVDIVALAEEVERRLQQYPVPVKVAVMGCAVNGPGEARMADLGVAAGRGMGLIFKKGKIVASLPEERLLEGLMKEVETVVREKQDAGTSG is encoded by the coding sequence ATGGATCGCACACAAACACGACCGGTCAGCGTAGGAACGGTCCCAGTCGGGGGCGGAGCGCCCATCTCGGTCCAGTCGATGACCACGACGGACACGCGAGATGTCGCGGCGACGGTTGCCCAAATTCACGCGTTGGAGGCGGCCGGGTGCGAGATCGTCCGCGTCGCGGTCCCGGACAAGGCTGCCGCCGCCGTCCTCGGCCAGATCAAGTCCCAGATCCGGGTGCCGCTCGTCGCGGACATCCACTTCGACTACCGTCTGGCGCTCGGGGCGCTGGAGGCCGGGGTCGATAAACTGCGCCTCAACCCGGGCAACATCGGGGGCGCAGACCGAGTCCGCACCGTCGCGCGTGAGGCCAAGGACCGGGGCGTGCCCATACGCGTCGGGGCGAACGTGGGCTCCGTCTCGAAAGAGATGCTGCGCAAGTACGGGGAACCGTGCGCCGACGCGCTCGTCGAGAGCGCGCTCGAGGAGATCAAGGTCCTTGAGGACCTGGACTTTCGCGACATCGTGATCTCGGTAAAAGCGAGCGACGTGGAGATGGCGATCGAGGCGTATGAGAAGATCGCCGACGCGGCGCCCTACCCGCTCCACGTTGGGATCACCGAGTCCGGCACGACCTGGGCCGGCACCGTCAAGTCCGCGGTCGGGTTGGGGGCGATCCTCTCGCGGGGCCTCGGCAACACGATCCGGGTGTCGCTCGCCGCCGATCCGGTCGAGGAGATCAAGGCGGGGTTCGAGATCCTGAAAGCGCTCGGCCTGCGCATGAAAGGCCCGATCCTGGTGGCGTGCCCATCGTGCGGCCGGGCCGAGGTCGACATCGTCGCGCTGGCGGAGGAAGTCGAGCGCCGCCTCCAGCAGTACCCGGTCCCGGTCAAGGTGGCCGTGATGGGGTGCGCCGTCAACGGCCCGGGAGAGGCGCGGATGGCCGACCTCGGCGTCGCCGCCGGCCGGGGGATGGGGCTCATCTTCAAGAAAGGCAAGATCGTCGCCAGCCTCCCCGAGGAACGCCTGCTGGAAGGGTTGATGAAGGAAGTCGAGACCGTCGTGCGCGAGAAACAGGATGCCGGGACGTCAGGGTGA